The following proteins are co-located in the Carassius gibelio isolate Cgi1373 ecotype wild population from Czech Republic chromosome A21, carGib1.2-hapl.c, whole genome shotgun sequence genome:
- the LOC127942323 gene encoding POU domain, class 4, transcription factor 3-like, which produces MMAMNGKQHFSMHPALHPGSEGMRRVCLPAPQLQLQGNIFSGFDESLLARAEALVAADIVSHGKSHPFKTDVTYHTMSSVPCTSSSSTVPISHPSSNLPSHHHHHHLSHQSLEGDLLDHISSSLSVSGMGAPPDPSVMTTQAHQHHLQMSHLHQAMAMGHPHTLSVHNGMPCVNDVESDPRELEAFAERFKQRRIKLGVTQADVGSALANLKIPGVGSLSQSTICRFESLTLSHNNMIALKPVLQAWLEEAEAAYREKNGKPELFNGNERKRKRTSIAAPEKRSLEAYFAIQPRPSSEKIAAIAEKLDLKKNVVRVWFCNQRQKQKRMKYAAVH; this is translated from the exons ATGATGGCCATGAACGGCAAGCAGCACTTCTCCATGCACCCTGCGCTGCACCCGGGCTCCGAGGGCATGCGGCGGGTGTGCCTGCCTGCCCCGCAG TTGCAGCTCCAGGGCAATATATTCAGCGGCTTTGATGAGAGTCTGTTGGCCCGCGCAGAAGCTCTGGTGGCGGCTGACATCGTGTCTCACGGCAAGAGTCACCCTTTCAAGACGGACGTCACCTACCATACCATGAGCAGCGTGCCCTGCACCTCCTCTTCGTCCACAGTGCCCATATCCCACCCTTCATCCAACCTGCCCtcgcaccaccaccaccaccacctcagCCACCAGAGCCTGGAGGGGGATCTGCTCGACCACATTTCCTCCAGTTTATCGGTCAGCGGCATGGGTGCGCCGCCGGACCCGTCGGTGATGACCACTCAAGCCCACCAGCACCACCTGCAAATGAGTCACTTACACCAAGCCATGGCCATGGGCCACCCGCACACCCTGTCGGTCCACAACGGGATGCCGTGCGTCAACGACGTGGAGTCCGATCCCAGAGAGCTGGAGGCGTTCGCGGAGAGGTTCAAGCAGCGGAGGATAAAGCTCGGAGTGACCCAGGCGGATGTGGGCTCTGCCCTGGCCAACCTGAAGATCCCGGGGGTCGGCTCGCTGAGCCAAAGCACCATCTGCAGGTTCGAGTCCCTAACCCTGTCCCACAACAACATGATCGCTCTCAAACCCGTCCTCCAAGCCTGGCTGGAGGAGGCTGAAGCGGCTTACCGGGAGAAAAACGGCAAACCAGAGCTTTTTAACGGGAATGAGAGGAAACGAAAGCGCACGTCCATCGCGGCTCCGGAGAAGCGATCGCTCGAGGCGTACTTCGCCATCCAACCGCGACCGTCGTCGGAGAAAATCGCGGCTATCGCCGAGAAGTTGGATCTAAAGAAGAACGTGGTTCGGGTTTGGTTCTGTAATCAACGACAAAAACAGAAAAGGATGAAATATGCAGCAGTCCACTAG